ATACTCTTCTTCAACTTTTGGCTAAGCATCAACTTACCTCCTCCACCTTAATTTGTTACTACTAATAGATATAAGGCAAAGGAGGCAATTATTACTATTTTTTGAGATAAATCCAGCGAAAATTATTTCCCCAGTACTTTGGTCAGCGCCCGGATGAATCTCTGGTTTTGTTCTTCCGTACCGATAGTCACCCTGATAAATTCAGGGAACCCGAAAATGTCACCTGTCCGGATTATGACCCCTTCCCTCAACATGGCCTGGAACACCGGCCTGCAGTCAGTTTTAATATTGACCCAGATAAAATTAGTTTCCGTGGGCCAGTAGGGTAGATCCATTTCCTCAAACTTCCCGTATAGCAGTTCCTTGCCCTTTTGGTTTTCTTCCCTGCTTAGAGCCACATGTTCTTCATCATCTATGGCCGCTCTGGCTGCTACCTGAGCCATGGAATTAACGTTAAATGGCTCTCTCGTCCTGCTAATCCATGAAATAAGCTCAGGATGGGCGATACCGTATCCGACCCTCAGCCCCGATAAGCCGTATATCTTTGAAAAAGTGCGCAAAACAATGACATTTTTAAAGCCTTTCTTAACATATTCCAGTCCGGAGCAGTATTCGGGATGGCTTACATATTCATAATAAGCCTCGTCAAATACTACCACCACGTCCTCCGGGACCCGGGACATAAAAGCACCAACTTCTGTTTTGGTAACAATGGTGCCCGTGGGGTTGTTGGGGTTGCAGATAAACACCAGTTTTGTATCGGGAGTGATAGCTTTTGCCATGCTCTCCAGATCATGTTTAAAATCGACACATGCGATCTGCCTGCATTCCCCTCCCATGAGATTAACGGCAAAATCATATTCAGAAAAACTGGGGTTGGCCATGACCGCGCTGTTTCCCGGGTTAATGTAGGTTTCAGCCAACAATTTGATAATTTCATCTGAGCCGTTGCCTACAATAATCTGGTCAGGTCCGACCCCCACGGCGTCAGCTAATTTTCCCCGCAAATAATGGCAGGACCCGTCAGGGTAGAGGTGGACTTTATGCACCAGTTCCTGCATGGCCACGACCGCTCTGGGCGAAGGGCCTAAGGGGTTTTCATTGGAGGCCATTTTAACTGCGTTTTTAATCCCTAATTCTCTTTCAACTTCTTCAATTGGTTTTCCCGGCACGTAAGGTTTAATGGTTTCCAAAGCTTTCCGTGCCACCGGCAACTTCCTGTCTGCCATTTCCAACACTCCTTAATCTTACAGCAAATTCAGCTTACAATAATCCACATCCTCGAGACCGGCAAATATCTTACATCTTGTACAGCGTTTCTCCCGGCAACAACTTTACGCCGCTGGCAAGCAATTTTTCAATTGCGGTATCAATATTCTCCACCTTAAACACCACCAAGGCGCCGCCAGGAGCTTTCCCCAGGAATGCATACAAGTATTCGATATTGATTTCTGCTTTTTCCAGCTCAGCCAGTACTTGTGCCAAGCCGCCGGGCTGGTCTGGCATCTCTACACCGATTACATCAGTCACGCTTACAGTAAAGTCTTCCTGCTTCAATACTTCAAAGGCTTTATCCGGCTGGTCCACTATTAGCCGCAAAATGCCGAAATCCGAAGTGTCGGCAATAGATAAGGCCCTGATATTAATACCATGTTTGGCTAAAACGGCAGTAACTGCTGCCAGCCTTCCGGACTTATTTTCCAGGAAAACTGAGATTTGCTTGACTTTCATCGGAATCCTCCTTTTTTTACTGGATTTCCTATATTTTTCTCCGGTCTATTACCCTTTTAGCCTTACCTTCACTGCGCTCAATGGTTTTCGGTTCGACCAGCCGCACTTTCACAGTCAAACCTAAAGTAGTTTCAATTTCGCCCCTGATCTTTTTCTCCAGCTCTTCCAGCCTGCGCACCTCATCGGAAAAGAAGGAAGCAGAAACTTCTACCAAAACTTCTATAGTGTCTAAAGTACCTACCCTGTCCACAATAATCTGGTAATGAGGCTCAGTCTGGCCAATTTCCAGGAGGACGCTTTCGATTTGGGACGGGAACACGTTGACACCCCGGATAATCAGCATGTCATCAGTCCGCCCGCTGACCCGTTTCATCCGCACATGGGTCCTGCCGCAGCTGCACTCTTCCAGGCTTAAAGAACTAATATCCCTGGTGCGGTAACGGATCATGGGCAGAGCTTCTTTGGTTAGTGATGTGAACACCAACTCTCCCACGCTGCCGTAAGGCAGGACCTCGCCGGTATCAGGGTTGATAATTTCCGGGATGAAGTGATCTTCAAAAATATGCAGCCCCTGTTTTGCCGGACATTCTATGGCTACACCCGGCCCGATAATTTCACTTAGACCGTAGATGTCCAGCGCCAATATACCCAGTTTATGCTCAATCTCTTTACGCATGTTGTCCGACCATGGCTCAGCGCCAAAGATACCTACTTTTAACTTCAGATCTTCGGGCGTAATACCCATCTCCTCCATCACTTCCGCAATATTTAAAGCGTAAGAAGGAGTGCAAGTCAAAACCGTGCTGCCATAGTCCTTCATAATCATCACCTGGCGCTTGGTATTTCCGCCGGAAATGGGTATTACCGAAGCACCTATTTTTTCAGCACCGTAATGGATGCCTAAACCCCCGGTAAACAGGCCATACCCGTAAGCATTGTGGATCACATCGTTTTTAGTTGCACCCCCGCAGGTTAAAGAGCGGGCCATCAGCTCCGACCAAACGTTTAAATCATTTCTGGTATAACCCACAACCGTTGGTTTCCCTGTGGTTCCGGAAGAGGAGTGGATACGGACAACTTCACTCAAAGGCACCGCAAACATCCCGTAAGGGTAATTGTCCCTGAGATCGGTTTTATAAGTAAAAGGCAATTTTTGTAGGTCCTGCAACGATTTGATATCCCCGGGCTCCGCACCCACCTCCTGCATGGCTTTGCGGTAATGGGGTACATTATGATAGGCCCTTTCTACAGTTTGCTGCAAACGTTCCAGCTGTAATTCCTGCAGCTCTTCCCTTGGCATACATTCATATTTGGCATTCCAGTACAATTTTTTACTTCCTCCTTACCCTACCATACTTTAAAACAAAACTTGCTACAGGATGTTTTTACCCCTTCTGCAGCCAGTTAAGCCACTCCGGAAGCTAACGCCTGCCGAAAGAGGCGGGAATATTAGCGGCGCTTAGCCCTCGAGTGAAACTATATAAGGTATATAAATTCCACGTTTTCCTCCCTATTCCTGCTGCCGTAATGAAGGTTACTGCCCAGAATTTTTTTGTCTATAAGAAGTGGCGGCTGTTTTTCTGTCCGTCGTAACTGAAAACCACCGGCCTGTTATCCACCACCGTTTCCAAATGGACCCCGCGTCCCCATAATAAATAAATCCGCGGCAAGGTTTTTTCCAAAAAAGGTATGTCCAGTTCCGCATCCTCGTACCGGTGCCGCAGATACAATTCCCCTTTGGATTGATAATCAAGATCGGCTACGAGTATTGTGGGGAAACCGCAGTTAACAAGCATTTTTAATAACTCTTTTTTCACTTCCTCCGGGTCAGTGGATACAACAACCCATTCGTGTCCAATGCTTTGATAGACATAGAGGTCAAGTTCCGTTAACAACTCCGGGGTTAAATAATTGCGCACCAAGGACAGGTCATTTTCAGCCTCCCTTACATTGAACAGTTGCTGCTCCCCGAAATTAGCGGCAATATGTTCCAAGAGCTTGAAACCAATTAAATAAGGGTTCAAATTTGGCCCGCTGCGCATGGTAATATTTGCATTGAGTTTGGCAAACTCTACGGCTTCCGCAGAGTCCAGCGGCAATGTATGCATGATCCGGGTATGCCAGTAAGTAGCCCAACCTTCGTTTAAAATCTTAGTCTGCAGTTGGGGCCAAAAGTAAAGCATTTCTTCCCTAACCAGCATGATTAATTCCCGCTGCCACTCTTCCAGGTAATGCCCGTATTTCGCAATACAGAGCAGCAAATCCTTCTGATCGCAATCATGAGCGCCTTCCTTTGTTTGGCAAAAAACATGAGGGTTGATGTGTTCCTGAATGGATAACACCGCATCCAGGACTATCTCTACCTCCCTGGCCCCATACCGGTCAGCAAAGCCAGTAATCCGCTCGGCGTGAACAGCCATGGAGTCCAGCATCTGCCTGGAAGTATGGCTGAAATAATAGTTGTTCTTAAAAAAATCGCTGTGGGCAAAAACATGGGCAATTACAGCCTTGTTCTGCACCGGTGAATTGCTGTCCAGCAAAAAAGCATAGCAAGGGTTGGCGTTAATCACCAACTCATAAATCCTGTTCAGGTTATAGTCGTACTTGCTCTTGATTTTGAAAAAACTTTTGCCGAAACTCCAATGCCCGAAACGCACCGGCATCCCGTAAGCAGCCACCGTATGCAAAATATCGGCGGGGCAAATTTCAAAGTATGTATCATAAAAGTCAAGCCCAAACTCCCTGGCCTTGACAGCGATTTTTTTTATTTCCTGTAAAAGAGCGAGTTCCTCCTGCGAGTTCACGGTAATCCCCCCTTGCTTCTACCATATGGCGCGGTGGAAGAAAAAATGCCAGTCATCAGCATCGGCCTGCCACCGTGCCCTTAAGTCAGCTCTTAAGCCGTGGAAAAATTCGAAATGCTGATTTCGCTTACCCTACAAGTATCTAGAAAAGCAAAAAGCTACTATGCTATTTTCATAGTAGCCAACAACCTCAAGAGTAGCGGCTCACAAAATTTGACAGTGTTTAGCTCACATTGACTGCCGCATTTTCATCTTACTTTATTTGGCCGGGCAACTGTTTAATACCACCCGGTCATTAAAAAAACACCGCAAACCTCATAGGTAGTATCTCCCTTGGGGGCATAGGTCATAGACTCTCTGGTCAGAGATTCTTTACGTTTGTGCTCAGCTGCCTGGAAGAAGGAAATTCCTTTTGTATCCGGTGACACCTTTTCCTGCTCTTTGGGTTTCACCCGGCGCTCGTGGGAACGGACCAGGTTTAAGGGGATAGCCACCCTGGCGGTAAAGCGATAGATACCGCTCCAGTGTGCGTATACCTCCGGTCCCAGGTACTGCACGGGACTTCAAACACCTGGCGGTTATCAGCTGACTTGGATGATCCATCCATCAACCCGCCATGATGGGTAAGAAAAAACCGCTTACTTTCCGTCATAGTAGGTGAGCGGGCAGTTATAAAGACTTTATTACTGAGTTTTCTGTGGCCTTTTCGTAGCATGCTAAGTGAATTTGTTGAAAAAGCAGTCTGTCTTAGAGTTAATGATGACATTTCCTGGAATGAATTGGTTTATATTCTTAGCTCTCGTCCCGGCCTGGTTTCCGGGAAAACGGTAACAGGGCTGTTAGCCGAAATCGCTACCAAGGAATACAATGACTCGGATGGGAAGCCCTTTCGACTGGGCTTACGCACTCTTGAACATTATCTGGCAGCCTATCACACAAAAGGCTTGGAACTATTTAGCCCCCTTGAACTTTTGGAGAAAATGCACGTATATGTTAGTATTTAAGTAGGGGTTAATAAGAGTGATAAAAAATAAGCACAGTCATGAATTTTAAGAACAAATTCTAAAAGAATGTCAGGAGAGGTTCCTGTTCATAAAAAATTCCCCCTACACTAAGTTTATCATTTCTTAAGAAACGATGTACAACCTAGTCAGGGGGCTTAAGAGATGCTTTTCCTTGTTTAAATTCCTCATAGGTAGGCTATAAACAACCTGTGACTGTAGCGATAGCATTTGCTACAGTTCCGGCAATATTCTTTTTAATTCCGGACGCTCAGTTTATATTTCTTGTAATGTTTTTTCTGATAAACTCCCAATAATAATACTAAAAGGTTCTTCTACTTCAATAGGATAATTAGAAATCATTTTTCATTTTTCTGACTAATTCTTCTGCATATTCTTGACTTTTTGCAAATAGAATACCTTCAAACTTATTTCGAGCTTTTTTACTATTGATTTTGTGATAATAAAAATGAACTGAGTAAATCATAAGTACCTCCTAAAAGCTTGCTATAATTTCGTAATTCTTCTCCTATACTATACCCAATTTCCATCTCACTGTCTGATCTTCCACAATGCCATTGGATGTGATTTGATGCGACAAATAATATCAGCATCATCGAACAGCAGCTCCGGCTTATACTCTTTTGCTTCAAACCGCTCCAAGAATTCCTGTTCCTGAGATGTTAATACCATTAATTCTGATATATACTCCTTTGTGGCTTTTTTAGCTGAATCCACGTCAAATGAATCATGTTTGGTTAACACCGGAAGCAAATCAGTCCTGATTTTATATTTTGTAATGCCATCAATAGCCCCTGTATCAAAGCTTTTATTTATTTCCCTGGCAGATATTGCAGCGTAGAACACCACACATTTTCTGAGAAGCTGTTCTTCACTTTCATCAAACAGCCTAAACTTAATCATATTGTAAACATCATATAAATCTCGTGCCGCAGCTCTGCTTATAAGTGCATTAATCTTGCTGCCGAAAATCTCAAGAGCATTAAGGCAATTCAAATTATATTCACTTTCAAAGTGTTCTGTAATGATTTTCATTTCTTGTACCGGGAAAACATGCGCTCTTAAAGAATAGTTAATTTCTATCTTAATGGTATCTTTGTTGCCACCGCAATTAACATACTCATAAATCCAAGAATCAAGACTGTGAGGTGTTTTAGTTTTGGGACTGAGCTTGTAACCGTTAAGCGCCATAAATTTTGCAAGAGCTGTGTTTATCATCATTCTGTTTTGCAGCATTTCTTCTTTACTGTCATTGCCTAAATAATCAAGGTCAATATCCACAGATAATCTTGGAAGATTGAATATTATTAAATTTATTGCAGTTCCGCCTTTTAAAGCTAATTTACCCTTCAATATTGGAACACTGTTTATATATTCTAAAATATCCGCCAATCGATATACCTTTTCCAATGTATCCCGGATAAATCCAAATTTGGACGCACTTTGAGAAATATAGTTTTTGTCATAGTTATACAAGGGGCATTCCTCCCTGCTCTACCATTTGAAAAATGCCATCGGGGACAACCAATTTCCATTGACTATCGTACTTAGTGCTTTCTTTCGTTAAATATCTGGTGCTTTTTCCGATTTTACTTTTACAGTAATCTATAAATTCACCGGAAAGATGCAGCTGATCTTTATAATGCTCCAGTATAAATCCTGTTTTCTGATATAAAAACTGCATATCATAAGCAGACAAATATTTGATTAATTGATTCTCATCTAAATAAGGGATGGAAGTGATGCAATTTAGGAGTTCTTCCAGTCCTCCTATTTTTTCAAAATCCTTTATACTATCCACTATAGTACGCTCTAACGAAGTAATCCGAATCCCCTTTGTGTTTTTTGGAGAAACTACTCCCAAATCAAATTGTGAAGGAACATATCTATAAGTTATGCCTTCAAATTCAAAATCAGTAAACCTTTTAGAAGATGATACATATATTTCGTAAAATACCTGATTGGATATTCCCATATATTCGAAAGCAGAATGATGCGATATATAAGCAGTTTCATTTATTGCACAGGCAATATGATACTTAGAAGCTATCACCTGTCCGTCAGCTACGTTAATGCAAGTATAAAGATTGTTTCTGATTTTTTTTACAAGCCCCTTTTTAGAAAGTCTTAACACAAGAGAAGAGGCCGTTTTTTTATTGCCTACAAGATTGCATACATCATTCAAAGTAAAGGTATTCATTTTTGAAAGCTCTGCATATCCGACCATGTTAATCACCTCTATAAATCCAGCGATATTTTCTTTACTTTTAAAGATTTTCAGCCAAATTTTAAATAATTATATTATTTCTTTAAATATATCACGTTATTCTTTATTTACAAAGGTATTTATGAAAATTTTAAAGTGCTAGCAGCAAATAAAACTTGCAGCTTATTCGCGTTTTCGCGGCTGCCGTATCTTTAAGGTGATTTTCAGATAGTCGTTATAATCCTTTCCGCGTTCGGGTGGCTCATCGGACACGGCGTAGGAGGGCGGGAGGATGGTTTGAATGGCCTTTGCCGCCAGCCGTCCGACCGTGTCGTTGTCCAAGTGTAAAGCAATTTCCTTGATTTGCGGGAAGTCCTTCAGTATTGCATGAGTGCGGCGGGTGGAGTACTTTCCTCGATTATCTTTTTCGGCATATAGATTCCTGCAAGGGACAGGTAGTTTTCCTGCCGCCAGTCCCTGCCGGAAAGCAGCTCCAACGTGCCATAGGATAATAAATCAATGGCGCTTTCAAACAGGTGCAGTTTGCTGCATTCGCTCCTGGCCGGGATAGAGAAGGAGAAATGCTTGTCGCTTCCGTTCACATCCCCCATAAACCGTTTGCCAAACGTTCCACGGAGAGTAGCGCTGTCCGGCACCTCGTTTTCATGCTTATCCATGTTGAGCAAAATGTTCAGCTTTGCCAGCCGCGCAGATTTGGTTTGAAGCTCCTGCTCCTTTTCAAAGGGGATGTCAATCTATTCCCTTGCTGTTTCCATCTGCTGGTGAAGCGTTTTCAATTGTTCCCGGCAGTATTCCAGCTTCTTCGGTATTTCGGCAAGAGCGTTATTAAGCCTTGTGATGTTACCATGGATGTCCGTGCCTAGTGTGACTGTATGGCTCAGAGCGCCCCTCAGGGTGATCTGATACTGCTTATTGAAGCCGTCAAAGGAAAACAGCATGGAAAATCCCATGTAGCTGCCCAGCTCCTGCGGTTCCGGCGAGGTCATCAGCTTGCAGGCTTCCAGGATGGCCACGCCCGCCTTGGCCTTTTCGGTGTAGTCTATGTCCTTGACGGTCATGCCCGAAAATTTGCTGTCCTCTGTGCTGTGAATTTGCAAATTAAAAGGGATGACATTTTGCAAAATAAAATGGATTAAAATTAGCTTGAATTTATCGGTTTTTGCGAAATAAATTAGACAAATGGGCAAAATTTTTTCACATAGTCACAGTATTTTAGTTAAGATTTTTGCCAAAAAAATGCAGCTAGGATGCCCCTAACCGCATTTTGGCATAAACCTTCTTATCAAGAACCATAAGCTACCTATTACTCTTTTTAAACCACCCTTACACTGTAGCCTGATGCAGGATGAAGATAAGTAAGCGTCAAATAATCCACACCTATTAATACAGAACAAAAGTTGAGAAAATAGACCTGAACACAAAAATGGAGGTGTTCAGGGATGGACAAAAACCTAGCTGAAATCTGGGAACAACGGCTCAGGGAACATGAGCAAAGTGGCCAAACCATTGCCAGCTGGTGCAAACACAACAATATCAGAACCAACCAGTTTTTCTACTGGCGCCGCAAACTACGGCCAGAAAAAAAAGCAAGACCAGCCCCAAATAAAATGGATAGCCGTACCTAAAAACCCGGCCAAAACAAGTGGCATAACCATTACCCTTGGGCAAATAAAAATAGAAATAACCCCGGGATTTGACCCAAAGCTGCTGCGTGAAATCATCGAGGTGCTTACCTAGCCATGATTAATGAAATTACAAACCAGGAAGTATATCTGGCCTGCGGCAGCACAGATCTTAGAAAATCCATAGACAGCCTGGCAGTACTGGTCAAAGAAAGCTTTAACCTGGATCCCTTCAGCCCCTGCTTATTTGTCTTTTGCAACCGCAACCGGGACAAACTAAAGATCCTGCAGTGGGACCATAACGGTTTCTGGCTCTACTACCGGCGCCTGGAGAAAGGTAAGTTTGACTGGCCAGAAAAAAACACCGATATATTAAGCATCAGCTACCGGCAGCTGCGCTGGCTGTTAGATGGCTTATCACTGAAAGAAACCCGGGGCCATCAGGAAGTAAAAGAGCGCACCATAATATAATATAAAGATAATTAGCGAAAAACGAAGAAAATAGCAAATAAATGGTTAAAAATTCATAAAAACATGCTATAATTAAGGCATGAGTACACAAAACAATTCCGCACTTACAATTGAAGAATTGACCATAACCATCCAGGCTTTAGAACAGCAGATTGCGGAACTTAATGCTAAACTAAAATGGTATGAAGAACAATTCCGCCTAAGTCGCCAAAAACAGTATGGAAGCGCCCGCGCAAAAGACCCCGGCTCAACAAATCAGCCTGTTTAACGAAGCGGAAGATACAGCGAGTCCCCAAGCCAAAGAAGAAACCATAGAAACCATCACCTACAAGCGGAAGAAAAAACAGCCTGGACAAAAAGCAGAACAGCTCTCCGAACTGCCGGAAGAAATCATCGAATACAGGATTAGCGAAGAAGAAAAAGTCTGTCCTTGCTGTGGTGGCAAACTGCATGAAATGAGCACTCAGGTCAGGCATGAGCTTAAAGTTATCCCTGCCCAGGTATCAGTAGTAAAACATGTCCAGTACATCTATGCCTGCCGGCAGTGTGAAAAAGAAAACATCAAAACCCCGATCATAAAAGCTGAAATGCCAAAACCCCTGCTGCCGGGAACCTTAGCCTCTCCATCCATACTGGCCTACATAATGGATCAGAAATATACCAACAGCCTGCCGCTCTACCGCCAGGAACAACAGCTATCCCGTCTGGGAATAGAATTATCCAGGCAAACCATGGCCAACTGGATCTTGGCTGCTGCTAATCCCTGGCAAAATCATATATGACCGCCTGCATGAAAAACTCTTAACCAGAGAAATCCTGCACGCTGATGAAACAACCCTGCAGGTACTAAAAGAACCGGGGCGAACAGCAGAAAGCAAATCATACATGTGGCTCTACCGGACAGGAAAAGAAGAACCGCCCATAGTCCTTTATGATTATCAAACCACCAGGGCCAGCAAACATGCAGACAAATTTCTCCAGGGATTTAAAGGGTATCTGCAGACAGACGGCTACAGCGGATACGGCAAATTAAACGGAGTCACC
This region of Zhaonella formicivorans genomic DNA includes:
- the hisC gene encoding histidinol-phosphate transaminase, with translation MADRKLPVARKALETIKPYVPGKPIEEVERELGIKNAVKMASNENPLGPSPRAVVAMQELVHKVHLYPDGSCHYLRGKLADAVGVGPDQIIVGNGSDEIIKLLAETYINPGNSAVMANPSFSEYDFAVNLMGGECRQIACVDFKHDLESMAKAITPDTKLVFICNPNNPTGTIVTKTEVGAFMSRVPEDVVVVFDEAYYEYVSHPEYCSGLEYVKKGFKNVIVLRTFSKIYGLSGLRVGYGIAHPELISWISRTREPFNVNSMAQVAARAAIDDEEHVALSREENQKGKELLYGKFEEMDLPYWPTETNFIWVNIKTDCRPVFQAMLREGVIIRTGDIFGFPEFIRVTIGTEEQNQRFIRALTKVLGK
- a CDS encoding ACT domain-containing protein, with translation MKVKQISVFLENKSGRLAAVTAVLAKHGINIRALSIADTSDFGILRLIVDQPDKAFEVLKQEDFTVSVTDVIGVEMPDQPGGLAQVLAELEKAEINIEYLYAFLGKAPGGALVVFKVENIDTAIEKLLASGVKLLPGETLYKM
- a CDS encoding phenylacetate--CoA ligase, translating into MPREELQELQLERLQQTVERAYHNVPHYRKAMQEVGAEPGDIKSLQDLQKLPFTYKTDLRDNYPYGMFAVPLSEVVRIHSSSGTTGKPTVVGYTRNDLNVWSELMARSLTCGGATKNDVIHNAYGYGLFTGGLGIHYGAEKIGASVIPISGGNTKRQVMIMKDYGSTVLTCTPSYALNIAEVMEEMGITPEDLKLKVGIFGAEPWSDNMRKEIEHKLGILALDIYGLSEIIGPGVAIECPAKQGLHIFEDHFIPEIINPDTGEVLPYGSVGELVFTSLTKEALPMIRYRTRDISSLSLEECSCGRTHVRMKRVSGRTDDMLIIRGVNVFPSQIESVLLEIGQTEPHYQIIVDRVGTLDTIEVLVEVSASFFSDEVRRLEELEKKIRGEIETTLGLTVKVRLVEPKTIERSEGKAKRVIDRRKI
- a CDS encoding SpoVR family protein, coding for MNSQEELALLQEIKKIAVKAREFGLDFYDTYFEICPADILHTVAAYGMPVRFGHWSFGKSFFKIKSKYDYNLNRIYELVINANPCYAFLLDSNSPVQNKAVIAHVFAHSDFFKNNYYFSHTSRQMLDSMAVHAERITGFADRYGAREVEIVLDAVLSIQEHINPHVFCQTKEGAHDCDQKDLLLCIAKYGHYLEEWQRELIMLVREEMLYFWPQLQTKILNEGWATYWHTRIMHTLPLDSAEAVEFAKLNANITMRSGPNLNPYLIGFKLLEHIAANFGEQQLFNVREAENDLSLVRNYLTPELLTELDLYVYQSIGHEWVVVSTDPEEVKKELLKMLVNCGFPTILVADLDYQSKGELYLRHRYEDAELDIPFLEKTLPRIYLLWGRGVHLETVVDNRPVVFSYDGQKNSRHFL
- a CDS encoding nucleotidyl transferase AbiEii/AbiGii toxin family protein; this encodes MYNYDKNYISQSASKFGFIRDTLEKVYRLADILEYINSVPILKGKLALKGGTAINLIIFNLPRLSVDIDLDYLGNDSKEEMLQNRMMINTALAKFMALNGYKLSPKTKTPHSLDSWIYEYVNCGGNKDTIKIEINYSLRAHVFPVQEMKIITEHFESEYNLNCLNALEIFGSKINALISRAAARDLYDVYNMIKFRLFDESEEQLLRKCVVFYAAISAREINKSFDTGAIDGITKYKIRTDLLPVLTKHDSFDVDSAKKATKEYISELMVLTSQEQEFLERFEAKEYKPELLFDDADIICRIKSHPMALWKIRQ
- a CDS encoding type IV toxin-antitoxin system AbiEi family antitoxin domain-containing protein — translated: MVGYAELSKMNTFTLNDVCNLVGNKKTASSLVLRLSKKGLVKKIRNNLYTCINVADGQVIASKYHIACAINETAYISHHSAFEYMGISNQVFYEIYVSSSKRFTDFEFEGITYRYVPSQFDLGVVSPKNTKGIRITSLERTIVDSIKDFEKIGGLEELLNCITSIPYLDENQLIKYLSAYDMQFLYQKTGFILEHYKDQLHLSGEFIDYCKSKIGKSTRYLTKESTKYDSQWKLVVPDGIFQMVEQGGMPLV
- the tnpA gene encoding IS66 family insertion sequence element accessory protein TnpA, with amino-acid sequence MDKNLAEIWEQRLREHEQSGQTIASWCKHNNIRTNQFFYWRRKLRPEKKARPAPNKMDSRT
- the tnpB gene encoding IS66 family insertion sequence element accessory protein TnpB (TnpB, as the term is used for proteins encoded by IS66 family insertion elements, is considered an accessory protein, since TnpC, encoded by a neighboring gene, is a DDE family transposase.) translates to MINEITNQEVYLACGSTDLRKSIDSLAVLVKESFNLDPFSPCLFVFCNRNRDKLKILQWDHNGFWLYYRRLEKGKFDWPEKNTDILSISYRQLRWLLDGLSLKETRGHQEVKERTII